The sequence TCGTGGCGCTAAAGTAACGTACAATTACACGACGAAGGACAAGGACTGTCTCGAACGTGCAATGTACTTCGAATCAGAGCGTTCCGACCCGAGCGGTTACATGGCTGTCGGTACGGTCGTAATGAACCGGCTGACCTCCGGTGCTTATCCGCCCACGATATGCGGCGTCGTTGCGCAGGAAAAGCAGTTCGCTCCGGGCGTGATGACCAGGGAAGTCAAGGATCAGGCGAAGCCCGATCTTGAAGTCGCTGCCTCGAAGATCCTGCGCGGCGAGCGGCATCCCCAGGTGAAGGACGCGATGTTCTTTCATACCGAAGGCCTGAGATTCCCATACGATAATATGCACTACGTCGCTTATGCCGGCGGCAACGCATTCTACGAGAAGCGTGGTCGCGATGGCGAACTGCAGACGCCCGCGCCGCTTCCGGCCTATGAGGTTGCGATGAATTACGTGCCCGCGCAGGGCGCGCCGCAATCTCCGTTCGTCCTGCCGGAAACGCAGCCTGCGTCCATGACGTCTGCCGTGGCTGCCTTCACGCCGGTTTCGAATCCGACGGTGACCATGCCGCAGAGTGCCGTCGTCATCCCGACTGCGGTTCCGATCCCGACGCCCGCACCTACGGACATGGCAATTTCAGGACCGCTCTCGAGCGGCGAGACCACATACACGAATACGCCTATGCCGGCTTCGACAGTTGTGATTCCGCAGCCGCGGCCGGAATTCGATGGCAATAGCGCTGTCGGAAGTGCAGCTAGAATTCGCGGTTAGAAACAGCTGGTCGCAGTTCATACAGCGCGTTTTTCCTAGGAAAGACGCGCTGTTTTGCTGTTTGGGCGTTGCCGCAGTTCAAATGCCTTCGCTTGCCGTTTTGGCAAGAATCTGCACGCCGTTGATCTTGTAACTGCCGTCCGGCTGACGAGTTATCTGGTAAATCGCCGTCCAGTCCCTATCATCGGTACCTGTGATCAACACCTCCTGATAGACGACTGCGCCGTTGTCGATCGCGCGGCTTTTGCCGAAGGCATAGTTGCCAGGATGATAGACCGGCAGGTAGTTCTTCCTCACCATGGCGAAGAAGCTGTCCTTGTCGGGAAAGAGGGCCTTGATGCCAGGTGCGGCGAAGGAATAGGCCGTCGCCGCATCATCGTGCAGAAAAGCTTCGATCTGCTGCTCAATAAGGCTCTGTGCCGTTTGCACCGGATCTTCCGCGTAAGCGACCGGTGCAAAGGCAACGCAGCAGAGAAAAACGGCGAAAGAAAAAGCGCGCATGTCCGTCCCCAGCCATATGGAGAAAGCTTAGCGCGCTTTGATCGCAAGCAGAAGCGATTACTGCCAGCGGCGGAAGAGGGCGCTGGCGTTGACGCCGCCGAAACCGAAACCATTGGAGATTGCGTAGTCCATGGCCATCGGTCGCGCCATGCCGCCGACGATGTCGATGCCTTCGGCAGCCGAATCCGGATCTTGCAGATTGCGCGTCGGCGGCGCGATCTGGTCCCGCAGCGCCATGATGGTGAAGATTGCTTCCATGCCGCCGGCCGCGCCCAGAAGGTGACCAGTCGCCGCCTT comes from Rhizobium tropici CIAT 899 and encodes:
- a CDS encoding DUF4864 domain-containing protein; its protein translation is MRAFSFAVFLCCVAFAPVAYAEDPVQTAQSLIEQQIEAFLHDDAATAYSFAAPGIKALFPDKDSFFAMVRKNYLPVYHPGNYAFGKSRAIDNGAVVYQEVLITGTDDRDWTAIYQITRQPDGSYKINGVQILAKTASEGI
- a CDS encoding cell wall hydrolase; amino-acid sequence: MRAQRKFGACLSGLLVVGLAATSCTTTQKTTPTPSNTTKPIRGAKVTYNYTTKDKDCLERAMYFESERSDPSGYMAVGTVVMNRLTSGAYPPTICGVVAQEKQFAPGVMTREVKDQAKPDLEVAASKILRGERHPQVKDAMFFHTEGLRFPYDNMHYVAYAGGNAFYEKRGRDGELQTPAPLPAYEVAMNYVPAQGAPQSPFVLPETQPASMTSAVAAFTPVSNPTVTMPQSAVVIPTAVPIPTPAPTDMAISGPLSSGETTYTNTPMPASTVVIPQPRPEFDGNSAVGSAARIRG